GAGAGAAGAAACGTCCTGCGCGCAAATCAGATGCAATGACTCCTGGTGATGGTTTGTCAACCGGTCGGGCTTCTTTAGCAGACTTGCGCTTTAACGACGGCTCTTTAGCACGAGTTGGGGAACAGGCTATATTTCAATTTTTACCAAAGACTCGCAGCTTTAGACTGTCAAACGGAACTGCATTACTGCTGATTCCACCTGGAAGGGGACAAACACTTATACAAACGCCAAGTGCAGCAGCAGCAATTCGTGGTTCAGCATTATTTGTACGCTACAACCAAGAAACAGATACCACAATTGTGGGGGCGCTGACCAATAGCGGCATTGAAGTTTCTAATAAGGAAGCTTCTCAAACTCAAGTGCTGCAAGCAGGACAGATGATAGTTATAGTTAAAGGCAAATTTCAGGGTTTATACGATTTTGATCTCAGAAATTTTTATGAAACCAGTGAGATGGTGCGGGGGCTTGATTTAACTAAGCAAAATCTTACACCTACAGCCGACCCGGCGATCGCTAGTGTTCAAGCTGAAACTGTTGCGGCTTTAAACGCACAGACGCCGATAAAAGGTGAGGGAGTAGTTGAAAACCCATCTTTTGCAGAGCTAACTACTAATACTTCAACTTCCTCTACCGACGACATTCCTACAGACAATTCCTCAGTAGACCTAATTAAAGATGATTCACTATTAAATTTATTTGGGGATATAGGACAAGTCCTATCAAATACTGAGCAGCGGCGATCTGGGAGAAATAGTAACAATAATAATCTAAGCACCCAGAATCATAACGTAGTTCCTACACCAACTCCCATAGTTTCTACACCAACTCCTGTAGTTTCTACACCAACTCCTGTAGTTCCTACACCAACTCCTATAGTTCCTATACCAACTCCTGTAGTTACTACACCAACTCCTATAGTTTCTACACCAACTCCTGTAGAACCAACAACACCTCCTGTAGTTCCTACACCACCTCCAGTAGAACCAACAACACCTCCTGTAGTTCCTACACCACCTCCAGTAGAACCAACAACACCTCCTGTAGTTCCTACACCACCTCCAGTAGAACCAACAACACCTCCTGTAGTTCCTACACCACCTCCAGTAGAACCAACAACACCCCCTGTAGTTCCTACACCACCTCCAGTAGAACCGACACCGAAAAGACCAACCACATAAACGCGCTAGGGACAGAATTATAACAAGTGTTAGCTACTGTCTCTACAGCCACTAAAGCAAAAAGTGATATTCCCTACGACCAGATAGCATCTGCTAACGCTAGATTAAATCAAGGACAGGACTTACACAGGATTCACCAGATATCCTTATATAGTTCCATTAGATTCTGTGTGTAAGCTCCCAGGAACTAACTTTTTGCTAGAGAGAACATAAATTTATGACTTTTGATTACGACCTGTTTGTAATTGGTGCGGGTTCGGGAGGTTTAGCGGCTTCCAAACGAGCGGCTAGCTACGGCGCAAAAGTAGCGATCGCTGAATATGATTTAGTTGGTGGCACTTGTGTGATTCGCGGTTGCGTTCCCAAAAAACTCATGGTCTATGGTTCTCACTTTCCTGCACTATTCAGTGAAGCTTCAGGCTATGGCTGGAAAGTGGGCAATGTAGAGTTTGACTGGGAATATTTCATTACATCTATAGATAAGGAAGTTCGGCGACTGTCGCAACTACATATCAGCTTCTTAGAAAAAGCCGGAGTGGCACTAATTTCTGGTCGCGCCACATTAGTAGACCCCCACACAGTAGAAGTTGATGGCCGCAAAATTACAGCAGACAAAATTTTAATTGCTGTTGGTGGACGTCCCATCAAGCCAGATTTAGCAGGGATGGAACATGGCATTACTTCTAACGAAATCTTTCATCTCAAAGAACAACCAAAACACATCGTCATTATTGGCGCTGGTTATATCGGCACGGAATTTGCTTGTATTATGCGCGGTTTGGGTTCGGAGGTGACACAAATTACCAGAGGTGAAAAGATTTTGAAGGGATTTGATGAGGATATCCGTACAGAAATTGAAGAGGGTATGACAAACCACGGAATTCGCTTGATTAAGAATAATGTGGTGAAAGCAATTGAACGTGTCCCAGAAGGGTTGAAACTGACTTTATCAGGAGATGACCAAGAACCACTAATTGCCGATGTATTTTTAGTAGCTACCGGTCGAACTCCCAATGTAGATGGATTAGGTTTAGAAAATGCTGGGGTTGATGTTGTCCCTAGTTCTATCGAAGGGCCTGGATACCTTACCACAAATGCGATCGCAGTTAATGAATATAGTCAAACTAGTCAACCGAATATTTTTGCTGTTGGCGATGTCACCGACCGAATCAGTTTAACTCCCGTGGCCATTGGCGAAGGTCGCGCCTTTGCCGATAGCGAGTTCGGGAATAACCGCCGCGAATTCAGTCACGCAACTGTTCCCACAGCCATATTTTCTAGCCCAGAAGCCGCGACAGTCGGCTTGACAGAAGCCGAAGCACGGGAAAAACTCGGTGATGCCGTAAAAGTTTTTCGCACTCGTTTTCGCCCCATGTACTATAGTTTGACTGGTAAGCAAGAAAAGACAATGATGAAGTTGGTGGTTGATAGCAACACCGATAAAGTTATAGGCGCTCACATGGTAGGTGAAAGTTCAGCTGAAATTATCCAAGGTGTAGCGATCGCGGTCAAGATGGGCGCAACCAAAAAAGACTTTGATGCCACCGTGGGTATCCATCCCTCATCCGCAGAGGAATTTGTCACAATGCGGTAAGTATGTCATCTGTCCTTTGTCATTAGTCCTTTGTCTAAAACCAATGACCAATGACTAAGGATGATCCTAATGTGAAAATTTGAATGCCTACTCAATATATATATCTTCACGGCTTTGCTTCTAGCCCTCATTCTGCCAAAGCGCGGAATATAAGCGATCGCTTTACCCAAATTCACACAAAGCTGAAAATTCCCGATCTCAATGCAGGCGATTTTTCCCAGTTGACAATCACTCGTCAAATCGCTCAAGTTACCGCAGAATTCAACAATGATTCTACACCAGTAACGCTCATTGGCTCAAGTTTGGGTGGTTTGACTGCCGCCCACTTGGGACAGCAAAATTTACAAGTGCAACGCTTAGTTTTGCTAGCACCAGCTTTTGGGTTTTTATCCCATTGGTTGCCCAAGTTAGGGGATGAAGAAGTACAGCGCTGGCTGCAAGAAAAATATATCATGGTCTATCACTACGGGGAAGAGCGATTAATTCCTTTAAGTTACGATTTCGTCATAGATGCTGCTCAATACCAAGAAAAGCTTTTGCAACGCCCTATCTCCACGCTAATTTTGCACGGCAAAAATGATGAAGTCATTCCAATCGAAGCTAGTCGTGACTTTGCGCGTTCTCGTCCTTGGGTGCAGTTAATCGAACTCGACAGTGACCACGCCTTGGGTAATGTCATGGAAGAAATTTGGCAGGCAATTCACCTCTTTTGCCAATTACCTTAAAGTTGTAAAATATTAGACTCATATATAACTAATATTCTGAGTCATTTGTCCTTTGTTAGTTACTAATGACCAATGACTAATGACCCTTACGGGTGACGCTCGTTCCTCGCTAACGCCAGTTACTCATGGGGGAAACCCCCAGACGCTCACGGACTCGCTAACGCTGCGCTATCGCTCTTAGCGTCTCCCCTTCTCCCAAAGGGAGAGGCTAGCGCCAAGGGAGAAGACCGTGCTGGCTCACCTATGACTAATGACTAAAACTATGCTTCCCTTCATCCGGTCAGATTTAGCCCAATTCACCGCCTATAAACCTCACCCCAGCAGCGATACAGCCAATTCTGTCACCACACAGTTTGATCGGCTAGATACAAATGAAAGCCCCTACGATTTACCACCTGAGTTAAAAGAGAAGCTGGCGTGGACATATCAGCAAGTAATTGAAACAAATCGTTATCCCGATGGTGGACATGAAACACTTAAAGATGCGATCGCAAAGTATGTCAATGAATCAGCCGCTCTCTCATCATCCTTGTTTACGGCTGCCAATATTTCTGTTGGCAATGGCTCAGATGAAATTATCCGCTCTTTATTAATCGCCACCTGTCTAGGAGGAGAAGGTTCAATTCTCGTTGCCAATCCCACTTTCTCGATGTACGGGATTTTGGCACAAACTTTGGGCATTCCTGTTGTGGCAGTGGGTAGAAATGAAACAAATTTTGAAATTGACTTAAAAGCTGCACAGTCTGCGATCGAACAAACTCAAAATCCCCCCATTCGGGTAGTTTTCGTAGTGCATCCCAATTCACCGACTGCCAACAGCTTAACTGCGGCAGAGTTGACATGGTTAAGAAGTTTGCCAGAGCATATTTTGGTAGTAATTGATGAAGCTTATTTTGAATTCAGCCAAACTACCTTAGTCGGTGAATTAGCACAGCATCCTAATTGGATAATATTACGTACTTTTTCTAAAGCCTTCCGGTTAGCATCTCTCCGTGTTGGTTATTGCGTTGCTCATACAGAAGCGATCGCCATCTTAGAAAAAGTTCGCTTACCTTACAATCTCCCCAGCTTTTCCATCGCAGCAGCATTAGTTGCTTTACAAAACCGCACACTCTTGCTGGAATCAATTCCTCAAACCCTGAGCGAACGAGCCAAACTCATCGAAATTCTATCCCAGCAGCCAGAACTACAAATTACCCCAAGTGCTGCTAACTTTATTTACCTGCGTCTTCAAGCAAATAGCTTTAGTTCACAAAACGCTGCATTAAAAACTTTCCACCAGCAACTTAGGACGCTGGGTACTCTTGTAAGACACATTAGCGGAGGATTGCGAATTACCGTTGGAACTATAGAGGAAAACGCCCGCACCATAAATCGAGTCCAAGCTGTTTTGGTAAATTTGGAATCTTCGCAATTCACTCAGTAATTAAACTTGCTGTTCATATCACTGCCCAAACGGCGTACTATTCCTACTGTTTGTGGCAGCACACCCACCAAAAGAGCAAAGGCAACATCCGGTAAAAGAGCCACTATTTCTGGTGGAAAGTATTGTTCAAATTGATCGAGAATCTTCTGAACACGCTGCCCAGGCAGTGGATTTTCAGTGATTTGTTTGATTAATCGAATCCACTGTCGCCTAATCAAGTAAGCTTTCTGACGTTCTTCATTAGATTCGGGAATTAATAAAGACAGATTACCTATAGGCAGTGCCCTTTGGCAATCACAATCGTAATCCCCACCCACAGCAGCCCCAGGCCCAGCAAACTCTGCATGGTAGCGTTTAAAGAGTAGTAACCCATTTCTCCTACGACTATTGACAATAAAAACTTCTCCGCTGTGCAAACGCGTAAGGATATCCGAGCCTTGTGACTGCTCAGTTCCATCTGACATGACAATAGAATCAAGGAAACTTGTTTCAGGATAATAAGTTGATACCATAGAGGTCTGATAGCGTTGATGCTGTTCGCTATCCATGTTTTTTAAAGTTTCAACGAATGTGGTAGTAGTATGCACTTCAAAACTTAAATTAAGTGTTGTGTTAAATCAGGTTTTTGAATGTCTTTTATTATCAAGAGTTTTTTAGTCAAATGAACTAAAACAGCAGTATGTAGACGTTGTTTCAGCAATTGAGTGATTATATTTTATGGGATATAACTAGATTTGTCTGTAAACTCTAGGAGTGTTTTCTTAAAGTTTTTATAAAGATGAATATCTTAATTACAAAGTTATTATGATGAACCGATGACTTTTTTAAGCGTATTTTCGCGCATACCCCCATTCTAATCCATTTATTTGTCTATATCGAATACTTCAAAATATTTGTTAACGATAAATCCCAAAAGGCAAAACTTAATATTTTATAATGTTAAAAATCTTTGCCAAAAAGAGACTTTATTTTTTCAATAATCAATAATATTTTTCGGAACCAGTCTGATGAGAATATTCTTCCTAAAAAGAATTAGAAAAGCTATTTATTCGATTTATAAATTCATGCTTCTGAGTTTTTATTTAGTACCTTATGGCAGAAATTTGTCTACCATTAACCAATTGCTTGAGTAACTAGCTATCTGTTTTATTGAGATAGTGAATGGATTCCGGGCGTGTTGTACTAGATATTTAGCCTAGTTATCTTGTCTTTAATTACTGCTATGAGTTACAGATTTTATCCGAATTAATTGCAACACAAAACTTGACAATTACCAAAACAAAATTTAGATGCTGGAGTCAGCACTCAAGTGCTTGTGCAAAAGCATCTGATTTGAGCGTCTTAGGAAAAATGTATTCCAATTAGATTCGACTTTATGCACCCGATATCCCAGCTTGAAATAAAGCTGTCTTGCTTGATGGTTATTTTCTAAAACATGGAGATATAAGTCTTTAAATCCCCACTCGCGAGAGACTTTTTCACAGCTAGTAAGTAATCCTGAAGCCACACCATGTCTACGGTATTTTGGGTGAACCGCTAAATTAGATAAGTAAGGAAAACCTACGCCAACCTGGCTCCAGGAATCACTGTACCGTACACCCAGTTCCACACTTCCCACTAAATTATTAGACTCACCAGTAGTAGCTTCAAAAGCGACTAAACAAACATGACGAGGCGGAGGTGATGCCATACGATGCCTTAAATCTTCGTAAATACCCAGACGTAACAATGGAAAAGCCCATCCCCATATACCCTTGTGGGAGTGAAAGCTTTCAGTAATAATTTGGGCAACACCAATCAAATCAGCAGGTGTAGCCGTCCGAATTTGGAATTGGTAGGAAGCTGGATCGATTGGCTGTTGGTGGTATGGGTGAAAAAACCGATATTTCAAGGCTAGTTTAGTATTGATTTTATTCTAAGAAAATTTCTCAAATATCCGAAAACACCATTTTAACTAAATGAAAACTTAATTGCTGCTCAGGAGCTTGAAGTGACACAACATCGCTAATTAGCTTTTGCTTGTGGATCAAACAAAGTTTTATACTTTAGTTTGAGGTTTTTTCAGGAGGCAAGAGCAAAGCACGCTTAAAAGCGTAAAACTTAGGTTGTGGAAGCTTTATCTTACTGCACTTTCTGCGACGCTCCTACGTCGCTAACGCAAGGCTTACGATACAATTCAATTCTTCTTTTTGAGCTTGTCGTTGACGCAGCCTCTAGTAGAGAAGGAGAGTTTTCATTTCATTCACTTCTTTCCTCCAATAATCACTGTCCTCTGTAGTTCGACTGAGCGATCGCCAAACATATTCTTGCTTTCTCTTATAACCTGCATTTTGAAAGAGTCTTAGGAATTAGAGCTTCATAAATCTATAAACTTAAATTCAGTAGGTTCTGGTGCATCCCTTGCTTTAGGTAGGTAGGATATCAGACTGATTACCACAAAAAAATCTGTAAAGTGATATAGCCTGGGCTGAGTGAGTAGAGAAATAGCATAACTTGCCCGTAGGCAGCACCTACAAAATTGTTAAGTAAGTACACCATCGCCAAACTCTGGTTTCAAATCACCCTTGATTGCAGTACTGAACTTTTTTGGCACTTGCTGCTACACTGACACTACTTTGCTACGAAATTATATGAATGGGCTATACATATACTGGTACAAGAATCTTAAGCTTCCCTAATCCCTAATCTCTAGCTCTCCAACCACTATAACTTGTCTGAATGATAGTTCTGATTGCTAAATTAGAAAGAGGTATTTGTCTAATAGTATACTTTGGTTTTCAATCTTATTTTGTTGATTTTGCTGACTCGACCATGACTATCATAAATAAAATTTACCTGCAAGTGTTAGTACAACTGCTGCGGAGGGAAAACTTAATATGCAGCTTCATCTGGATTTTCAAGCTAGCTATGAGCGCTGTGTGTGGTAGTCAGACATTGCTCACAGGAGGTGAAGGAACATTTGGCAAGCAAGCATCGACTCTGTAACACTAAAACAGACTATGAAAGCAATTACACTGCACCAAAGCAAACAGTAATCGGCACAAGCCATTGAGACGAATTACTGTGAGCAAATGCTCCTACACTCAGCAGTCATGTAGCCAACCAGCCTTATTGGTCGAAATGCTCTGCTCTCACCTGACTCAGAAAAATCCTTACCTGATCAGATTATTCTTTATCCGACTGCCGTTGCAGCAGGAAAGCGGTGCATGAAATCCCAAGCAAACAGTAAGCCTAAAATTTTGGTTGTCGATGATGAACCAGACAACCTTGACTTGCTTTACCGCACTTTCTATCGCGACTATAAGGTGCTAAGGGCAACCTCTGGCCCCGCGGCCCTTGATCTGCTGGCTCAAGAGGGAGAGGTCGCGGTGATCATCTCCGATCAGCGGATGCCGATGATGAGCGGTACAGAATTTTTAAGCCTCACAGCAACTCAATATCCAGATATTATTCGGATTATTTTAACTGGCTACACCGATGTTGAAGACTTGGTGGAAGCAATCAACGCTGGTAAGGTATTCAAATATGTCACTAAACCCTGGGAAGCTGAAGAACTTAAAGCAGTGGTACGCCAAGCTTTGGATACCCACAATGTTCTCAAAGCCAGAACCCGCGAACTTACCCGCACACTCCGTCAAGAATCGCTGCTGAATACCGTTACAAATACGATTCGCAGTGCTTTAGACTACAGACAAATTTTGCAAGCAATTGTAGACACAGTGGGTCACATGTTGGAGGTGGATGTCTGTCTGTTGCGTCCTTTCCAAGATGACCAGTTGGCGGATAAAGGATTTATTTATCAGAAGCCTCTTTCTGAAGAAGCAGAGGAGCAGGGGATCGGAGGGGAAGTAGCACTAAATCTTTCTCCTCTGCCCCCCATCTCTTCTGTTCCTCATCCTCTTGTTTCCCCTCAGCCTCTTTTGGCTCAGACGGTGTGGGAAACCCGCGAAGTCCAAGTAATTCACGATGCCATCGATGATGAGCGGATTCACGGTAATACTGCCGAACTACACGAGCGTGGGGAAGCTTTTGCTGCTGCTAATATTCGTTCTAGTTTAATTGTGCCACTGATCTGCCAACAAGAACTGATGGCAGTATTAGCACTGCACCAGTGTTTTCAGCCTCGCCTCTGGGGGGATGATGAGGTGCAGTTAGTTTTGATGGTAGCGGATCAGGCAGCCTTAGCTTTATCTCAAGCTTATGCTTACGAACAAGTACGTGCCCTTGCCAAGCGAGAAGCCCTAATTAATACGATTACAAGCGCGATTCGCTCTAGCCTAGATCCGCAAGATATCTTTGCGGCGATCACCCAGCAATTGGGGCAAGCTTTACAAGTCGATGGCTGTGTCCTGTCTTTGTGGACTGAGGAAGATGAGTTTGTCGAGTGTGTAGCCTTGTATGACAGTTTTCAACATCTAGAAAATTCACGCTTGCCAGCCCCAGATAATCATTTAAATGGCAATAATCACGTACCAACTCAGAGATTACCCTATTCTCAAGCATCTATACAGGAGAATCCCATCCTCCAACAAATGCTACAGACTCATGAACCTGTGGTAATTGGTAATGTGAGCCATTCTCCCTCAGATGTGCGGGGTTTTGATTTGCCTTTAAAAATGCCTGCGCGATCGCTAATGTTTGTACCATTGTTGGCTGACGGTAAATGTATCGGTAGTATTACGCTACATGAAGGTAAAAAAGTACGCCAATGGCTACCGTCTGATATCGATTTGGCCAAAGCAGTAGCAGCACAAGCAGCGATCGCTGTCCAACAGTCACACTTATATGAAAAAACTCGCCAACAAGCTGAACGCTTACTGGAATTAGACAAACAAAAAACCGAATTTTTCCAAAATATTTCCCATGAGTTTCGCACACCCATCACCTTGATTCAAGGGCCTTTAGAGTCTGCGGTGGCGGCTGGTGAAGGATTATCTTACTCCCAAAGTGCGATCGCTCTGCGTAATTCCCGCCGCCTGCTGCGGCTGGTAAACCAACTCCTGGATTTACAACGCCTGAATGCAGGGAGAATGCAGCCTAGCTTCCATCCTTGCGATTTAGTCGAGTTTGTCAGCCAAATTGTGGAATCTTTTCGTCCCTACTGCGAGAAAAAGAGACTGCATCTCGTCACCCAGTTGGATGAATGTTCTACGGTGTACTTGGACATGGAGAAATTTGACAAGGTGGTTTATAACCTCCTGTCAAATGCCATGAAGTTTACTCCCGAAGGTGGCACGATTAGTGTCAGACTAAAATCTGAGCGCGATCGCTGCGTCTTGCAAGTACAAGATACTGGAATTGGCATTGTTAAAGAACAAATTCCCCACCTATTTGAGCGCTTCCGCCAAGCAGAAGGTTCAGCAAACCGCTCCTATGAAGGCAGTGGTTTAGGTTTAGCTTTAGTTAAAGAATTGGTCGAATTACATGGTGGTCAAGTCACTGTGGAATCAGTTTACGGCCAAGGCACTACCTTTAGTTTATGGCTTGTGAGTGGAAATGCTCATTTACCGCCACAACAAGTACTAGAAACGCCTACCGAACTTAATACCAGCCGCGCTAGCGTAGAATTGGCTGATTTAGAACTAGTAGAGTCAACAACAGACAATATTGAAGATATTACAATAAACTCCCCCACTAGTATTGATACTCAAGACTCAGCACATAAGACTCAGCACTCAATTTTAGTTGTAGATGACAACCCAGATTTGCGAACCTATGTATCTGAGATTTTCCGTCGCAACGGTTATCGCGTACAGACGGCTCGTAACGGTTATGAAGGGCACCGTCTAGCTCAGGAAATTCTACCCAGCTTGATTGTAACTGACTTAATGATGCCCTTGGTCAGCGGACTTGAGATGATTCAGTTGATCCGCAATGAGGAGAAATTGAAAGGAACACCAATCATTCTGCTGACAGCCAAAGTAGACGAGGAAACCCGCATTGAAGGTACAGAACATGGGGCGGATGCTTATTTAGCAAAACCATTCAACGATCGGGAACTTTTGGCGGAAGTTCGGAACCTTTTGGCGTTGAAAGAAAATGAGCGGCGAATCGTGGAGTTAAATACTTATCTCACAGAATCGGTGCTAAAGCGCTTTTTACCGGCTGTATTGGTGCAAAAAGCCGCAACTGGAGATTTGACGTTAGATTTGCGCCCAGAACCACGCTTAATTACAGTTTTGTTTAGTGACATCGTGGGTTTTACACAGCTATCAAATACTCTCAGATCCCGACGAGTCGCAGAGTTGCTAAATGAATATTTAGAAGCTATGACCAAGGTTGTATTTGGTAATGGCGGCACTGTCGATAAATTTATGGGAGATGCGATCTTAGCTTTATACGGAGCGCCCGAAGAACTAACCCCCAATGAACAGGTGCGTCGTGCTATTAATACAGCAAGAGCAATGCACCGTTCACTGGCTGTATTAAACGAACGCTGGCGAGAGCAAGGTGTATTCGATGGCGACAGACTTACTAGCGTCCAGTTTCGGTGTGGTATCCACCAAGGTACTGCTGTTGTGGGGATGTTTGGTAGCGCGGAACGTGCCGATTATACTGCTATTGGCCCAAGTGTAAATATCGCTGCCAGGTTGCAAGCTGCCGCTGTTCCCGGTACGATCCTGGTTTCTGCTGCTGTGGCAGATTATTTGCAGGAAGAAGAAATTACTAAAGGTAGTCCGCTAGAACTTAAAGGAGTAGATGAAACAG
This Nostoc sp. C052 DNA region includes the following protein-coding sequences:
- the gor gene encoding glutathione-disulfide reductase, producing the protein MTFDYDLFVIGAGSGGLAASKRAASYGAKVAIAEYDLVGGTCVIRGCVPKKLMVYGSHFPALFSEASGYGWKVGNVEFDWEYFITSIDKEVRRLSQLHISFLEKAGVALISGRATLVDPHTVEVDGRKITADKILIAVGGRPIKPDLAGMEHGITSNEIFHLKEQPKHIVIIGAGYIGTEFACIMRGLGSEVTQITRGEKILKGFDEDIRTEIEEGMTNHGIRLIKNNVVKAIERVPEGLKLTLSGDDQEPLIADVFLVATGRTPNVDGLGLENAGVDVVPSSIEGPGYLTTNAIAVNEYSQTSQPNIFAVGDVTDRISLTPVAIGEGRAFADSEFGNNRREFSHATVPTAIFSSPEAATVGLTEAEAREKLGDAVKVFRTRFRPMYYSLTGKQEKTMMKLVVDSNTDKVIGAHMVGESSAEIIQGVAIAVKMGATKKDFDATVGIHPSSAEEFVTMR
- a CDS encoding response regulator, which gives rise to MKSQANSKPKILVVDDEPDNLDLLYRTFYRDYKVLRATSGPAALDLLAQEGEVAVIISDQRMPMMSGTEFLSLTATQYPDIIRIILTGYTDVEDLVEAINAGKVFKYVTKPWEAEELKAVVRQALDTHNVLKARTRELTRTLRQESLLNTVTNTIRSALDYRQILQAIVDTVGHMLEVDVCLLRPFQDDQLADKGFIYQKPLSEEAEEQGIGGEVALNLSPLPPISSVPHPLVSPQPLLAQTVWETREVQVIHDAIDDERIHGNTAELHERGEAFAAANIRSSLIVPLICQQELMAVLALHQCFQPRLWGDDEVQLVLMVADQAALALSQAYAYEQVRALAKREALINTITSAIRSSLDPQDIFAAITQQLGQALQVDGCVLSLWTEEDEFVECVALYDSFQHLENSRLPAPDNHLNGNNHVPTQRLPYSQASIQENPILQQMLQTHEPVVIGNVSHSPSDVRGFDLPLKMPARSLMFVPLLADGKCIGSITLHEGKKVRQWLPSDIDLAKAVAAQAAIAVQQSHLYEKTRQQAERLLELDKQKTEFFQNISHEFRTPITLIQGPLESAVAAGEGLSYSQSAIALRNSRRLLRLVNQLLDLQRLNAGRMQPSFHPCDLVEFVSQIVESFRPYCEKKRLHLVTQLDECSTVYLDMEKFDKVVYNLLSNAMKFTPEGGTISVRLKSERDRCVLQVQDTGIGIVKEQIPHLFERFRQAEGSANRSYEGSGLGLALVKELVELHGGQVTVESVYGQGTTFSLWLVSGNAHLPPQQVLETPTELNTSRASVELADLELVESTTDNIEDITINSPTSIDTQDSAHKTQHSILVVDDNPDLRTYVSEIFRRNGYRVQTARNGYEGHRLAQEILPSLIVTDLMMPLVSGLEMIQLIRNEEKLKGTPIILLTAKVDEETRIEGTEHGADAYLAKPFNDRELLAEVRNLLALKENERRIVELNTYLTESVLKRFLPAVLVQKAATGDLTLDLRPEPRLITVLFSDIVGFTQLSNTLRSRRVAELLNEYLEAMTKVVFGNGGTVDKFMGDAILALYGAPEELTPNEQVRRAINTARAMHRSLAVLNERWREQGVFDGDRLTSVQFRCGIHQGTAVVGMFGSAERADYTAIGPSVNIAARLQAAAVPGTILVSAAVADYLQEEEITKGSPLELKGVDETVLTFAVTPEVMVNR
- a CDS encoding FecR family protein; the encoded protein is MFHKSFPLLVIALWVVVVLPLPNQVNAITPLTRAEIQSLRNLVQLIPRNREKKRPARKSDAMTPGDGLSTGRASLADLRFNDGSLARVGEQAIFQFLPKTRSFRLSNGTALLLIPPGRGQTLIQTPSAAAAIRGSALFVRYNQETDTTIVGALTNSGIEVSNKEASQTQVLQAGQMIVIVKGKFQGLYDFDLRNFYETSEMVRGLDLTKQNLTPTADPAIASVQAETVAALNAQTPIKGEGVVENPSFAELTTNTSTSSTDDIPTDNSSVDLIKDDSLLNLFGDIGQVLSNTEQRRSGRNSNNNNLSTQNHNVVPTPTPIVSTPTPVVSTPTPVVPTPTPIVPIPTPVVTTPTPIVSTPTPVEPTTPPVVPTPPPVEPTTPPVVPTPPPVEPTTPPVVPTPPPVEPTTPPVVPTPPPVEPTTPPVVPTPPPVEPTPKRPTT
- a CDS encoding YqiA/YcfP family alpha/beta fold hydrolase, producing the protein MPTQYIYLHGFASSPHSAKARNISDRFTQIHTKLKIPDLNAGDFSQLTITRQIAQVTAEFNNDSTPVTLIGSSLGGLTAAHLGQQNLQVQRLVLLAPAFGFLSHWLPKLGDEEVQRWLQEKYIMVYHYGEERLIPLSYDFVIDAAQYQEKLLQRPISTLILHGKNDEVIPIEASRDFARSRPWVQLIELDSDHALGNVMEEIWQAIHLFCQLP
- a CDS encoding histidinol-phosphate transaminase translates to MLPFIRSDLAQFTAYKPHPSSDTANSVTTQFDRLDTNESPYDLPPELKEKLAWTYQQVIETNRYPDGGHETLKDAIAKYVNESAALSSSLFTAANISVGNGSDEIIRSLLIATCLGGEGSILVANPTFSMYGILAQTLGIPVVAVGRNETNFEIDLKAAQSAIEQTQNPPIRVVFVVHPNSPTANSLTAAELTWLRSLPEHILVVIDEAYFEFSQTTLVGELAQHPNWIILRTFSKAFRLASLRVGYCVAHTEAIAILEKVRLPYNLPSFSIAAALVALQNRTLLLESIPQTLSERAKLIEILSQQPELQITPSAANFIYLRLQANSFSSQNAALKTFHQQLRTLGTLVRHISGGLRITVGTIEENARTINRVQAVLVNLESSQFTQ
- a CDS encoding GNAT family N-acetyltransferase — protein: MKYRFFHPYHQQPIDPASYQFQIRTATPADLIGVAQIITESFHSHKGIWGWAFPLLRLGIYEDLRHRMASPPPRHVCLVAFEATTGESNNLVGSVELGVRYSDSWSQVGVGFPYLSNLAVHPKYRRHGVASGLLTSCEKVSREWGFKDLYLHVLENNHQARQLYFKLGYRVHKVESNWNTFFLRRSNQMLLHKHLSADSSI